aactgcaaattatagataaaaaaatatttcccgcgaaaacgctcgccgggtgtcatggccgcactcgtgatATACGCAAATCGTAGCCTTAGTAAGTCCATGTTctatagctaaagattattgacttttgtattaataacaaaaaacttatacTTCGAGATACTTCGAAACCACCATATATTTGATATACGCAgatattttcgaagttcaagcggtataAAAATTCTACGTTATAGTTTTGAATTCTatgtttcacctgtcatggggGATCGTTAAATTTTACAGATTTATATATGAtgtagtattatattaatttactagcggaccccagcgccatctgtcgggctgatttgtggatctaaaccatccagggtgccacccaaacgcataccaaaaattcattcaaatcggtccagccgtttaggagttcagtgacatacacacgcacacaagaaatatatatacgagtatgaatatttaagtaattaaatatttatttcataggtatatgtatatatgcactaGCTAAttaatttctgtatttgttttcttgcgattggttgcctgaaagaaatcgctatgaggcgataaggccgccaaattgtatccgttgttttgttatactttttttttatgtcctttttgtggtgtgcaataaaagtatatacaagTGTCTCGGGGACTAATATTATAGTGGTTTttagttattcttattttaGTTCTTGGACACTCATTACGGCGACCACTAGGTTTTAGTGAGGCACACACTATAGTCACCTTTAAAAAACGTGTGAAGAATCACTATTTGTCTATTTCCGTCTAGCATTGATAGGATTTATCAGTTATGTATACCTTTGTATACCATTGTATACCTTTTATGTTAGAGGATCAACGGCTAtgcatgtatttatttatgtattgttagtagtatatttatatgttttactGTATCtaattaatgtacctactaccATGCATCTACCGATTTTCTAATTGTAACGCCTTTTGTTTGTTagttggaagagatcgctatgtagcgataaggccgccaaattgtacctttcttcttttgtatatttttttttgtttttttttctggtttgtttaattcattcatacaacGCCAAAATTACCTAAAGCCTTTGAAGACAAAAACTAATGCATAGCGGCCAGTCCGCTGGTCCTTGGAGGTCGGTGTTAGAATCACCTTGGAAAGAATTGAAGCAAGTCCAACTCACTTAAAGAtggttatagttttaataactaCCTTCATATTTAAACAGGAAATTGTTCGTCCACGAATCGCCATGAGACATAACTGCATTGCTTTTATCCCTTACAGCTCTAATCATGTCTTCATACCGCTCCGGTACAGCAAACTTCTTGACTTTCTCCAAATATATGGAATTCGGGTATTCCTTTTCTACAGCGTCGATTGCAATACCACAAATCCTTTTCCAGAACCTCTTATACCAATCCCAGAGTCTAGGATCGTAGTATGTATCGAACACTGCGTCGCTCAACCTGTTCAGCAATTTGGGGTTTTGGTCCCTCATTGCGAAGGATATGGCATGAAATTGTGCCAAAGTTTTCATTGTGACCTTGCAGTGATCGTAGTCTATTCCCTCTTGGCGCAAAGTATGGGTGCCGAAACCCTCTACGTTTGCATCTTCAAGGCATATAACGTCATTCAGTCCATCACTGTACGCTAGGAACAATTTCGTGAACCCCGTAAAAGGGTCTGCAATATTTTTGGTTGCCTGAAATTCTAGTAGTTTCGGAATGACTTTTTGGTAGAAGTTGATCTCGTTTCTGAAGAATTCATCGCTTCGGTATGTGAGACGCCTGCACACGTTCTTGGGTATGTTCTTGAGGACGACTTGTACAAGTTTTGACGTTCCTTTGGCATCGCCGTAGATTTTGATTCGTATAACTTCGCTCAAATACGAGTCGCCTTTTCCTGTGTCACCGACGTACTGAagaacatgaaataaataattctataaataaaaaaattccattcttgattatgggcctcataagaaggctcagtcactcagcgggcggtAGAGAGAGCTCTTTTAgcagtatctctacgtgatcaactcagaaatgtggagatccgtaggagaactagagtaATCGACATAGCtgagcgagtcgcgaagctaaagtggcaatggccggggcacatagcttggagaaccgatggacgttgtggTTAACGACGGTGGCGACCCCGCataggtaaacgcagcgtacgGACGTACGCAGCGTAGGTCGTAGCAGTGGACGGACTAGAGCCggcaattcaaattcaaaagtcatcaagtaggcctaatataagtcttttgaaacgtcaagtctgtctgtagtgactctacctccggttcggaaggcagattctaccgagaagaagccagcaagaaactcagcagttgctcttttccaacctaaacaatttacatgttacattttaacattcatttttctatcttgtgagatatgaaagcggagccggatgcttccaagcaaccttgtcattaaatgaCAGCAAATTCATGAAATGACAGCAAATTGACCGACTCATTGTACATT
This sequence is a window from Pararge aegeria chromosome 1, ilParAegt1.1, whole genome shotgun sequence. Protein-coding genes within it:
- the LOC120637259 gene encoding uncharacterized protein LOC120637259; protein product: MAAEDFKSLLQVSPALTNELLSEALTDWFKEPVTFTHWEYVGDTGKGDSYLSEVIRIKIYGDAKGTSKLVQVVLKNIPKNVCRRLTYRSDEFFRNEINFYQKVIPKLLEFQATKNIADPFTGFTKLFLAYSDGLNDVICLEDANVEGFGTHTLRQEGIDYDHCKVTMKTLAQFHAISFAMRDQNPKLLNRLSDAVFDTYYDPRLWDWYKRFWKRICGIAIDAVEKEYPNSIYLEKVKKFAVPERYEDMIRAVRDKSNAVMSHGDSWTNNFLFKYEGNRPVDAKIIDFQLTRCASPVLDVVFFIYACTDQVLREKYYDELLQYYYEVLSARIRELGTDPDRVYSRETFMEEVKKYSYFGLAFSFESTPFIVLAPEDAVNMNMEGDKKLNIEDFWQIPPFKTKEGRLREANNVVHCVDRGYI